One Dysidea avara chromosome 7, odDysAvar1.4, whole genome shotgun sequence genomic region harbors:
- the LOC136260235 gene encoding dual adapter for phosphotyrosine and 3-phosphotyrosine and 3-phosphoinositide-like, with protein MARLHHRESQLVVTYSDDDSSDGYDVPPHFSDTSDSDDLPDTFSLCEKDKVYVDDSLPRSISSSAAKKKPNQKPAGYRKSVSDSGVKRHDLGNKGKQTAMVQPIQQAPIVPQHGIVRQTFSTPPKGHTDVTKVLWYHGSLSRHAAEGLLLACGEDGTYLLRDSTSDPNGFSLSVRCNNAVKHFQVTYDAGKYHFGLVTFASLDQFLDHFDNQPLIGGEAGMIVVLKYPYYRDVSEPDIYETATVHTEVGRLNTLDTQSHAPVAITSKSGYLTKLGGRRKNWKKRWFVLFKNELQYFRKPNDKTPLRSINLEKALEVEPFNAGPRDNCIRLVCPERTFYMFAGSKAESDDWLRIIQWKLAHNVQRRLSSGVRGSVQPRTVQPSS; from the exons ATGGCTAGACTACATCACAGGGAATCTCAACTCGTTGTGACATATTCTGATGATGATTCCAGCGATGGATACGACGTACCGCCACACTTTTCGGACACTTCAGATTCTGACGATTTACCGGACACCTTCTCGCTGTGTGAGAAAGACAAAGTGTATGTTGATGACAGCCTTCCAAGGAGTATTTCCTCCTCGGCTGCTAAGAAAAAACCAAATCAGAAACCAGCTGGATACAGAAAGTCTGTATCAGACAGCGGGGTAAAGAGACATGATCTAGGTAATAAAGGGAAACAGACGGCCATGGTACAACCTATACAACAGGCTCCAATAGTACCACAACATGGCATTGTTAGACAAACATTTTCAACACCTCCTAAAGGACACACTGATGTGACAAAAGTACT GTGGTACCATGGAAGCTTATCACGTCATGCAGCAGAAGGATTACTACTGGCTTGTGGGGAGGATGGGACTTATCTGTTAAGAGATAGTACGTCTGATCCTAATGGCTTCTCTCTGTCTGTTAG gTGTAATAATGCAGTAAAGCACTTTCAAGTAACTTATGATGCTGGCAAATATCATTTTGGTCTTGTCACGTTTGCCTCTCTTGACCAGTTTCTTGACCACTTTGATAATCAACCATTGATCGGTGGAGAAGCTG GAATGATTGTAGTCCTTAAGTATCCTTATTACCGTGACGTGTCCGAACCTGATATCTATGAGACAGCTACAGTGCACACTGAGGTTGGACGATTGAATACATTAGACACTCAATCACACGCTCCTGTTGCC ATCACCTCCAAGTCAGGATACCTCACCAAGTTGGGAGGACGACGAAAG AACTGGAAGAAAAGATGGTTTGTGTTATTCAAGAATGAGCTACAGTACTTCAGAAAACCGAAC GACAAGACTCCATTACGCAGCATCAACTTGGAGAAAGCATTAGAAGTAGAGCCATTTAATGCTGGTCCAAGAGACAATTGTATAAG ATTGGTTTGTCCTGAAAGAACATTCTACATGTTTGCTGGCAGTAAGGCCGAGTCAGATGATTGGCTAAGAATTATCCAATGGAAATTG GCACATAATGTACAGCGACGATTATCATCTGGAGTTAGAGGAAGCGTACAACCACGAACTGTACAACCATCAAGCtaa